A window of Thermococcus sp. MV5 contains these coding sequences:
- a CDS encoding TRAM domain-containing protein, with product MEDRKFERKGRDKRAPRVPPVKVGERYKVKIEALGKSGDGIARIKGFVVFVPNTKVGDEVEIVINSVKRKFAFGELIG from the coding sequence TTGGAGGATAGAAAGTTTGAAAGGAAAGGAAGAGATAAAAGAGCTCCAAGAGTTCCTCCTGTAAAAGTTGGTGAAAGATATAAAGTGAAAATTGAAGCTCTTGGAAAAAGTGGAGATGGCATAGCTAGGATTAAGGGGTTTGTAGTATTCGTCCCAAACACAAAAGTTGGAGACGAAGTTGAAATTGTCATTAACAGTGTAAAAAGAAAATTTGCTTTTGGAGAACTCATAGGTTAA
- the tdh gene encoding L-threonine 3-dehydrogenase → MNEKMIAIMKSKPAYGAELVEVDVPKPKEGEVLIKVLATSICGTDLHIYEWNEWAQTRIKPPQIMGHEVAGEVVEVGPGVDNIQIGDYISAETHIVCGECYQCKTGNYHVCQNTKIFGVDSDGVFAEYAIVPAQNAWKNPKEIPPEYATLQEPLGNAVDTVLAGPIAGKTVLITGAGPLGLLGITVAKASGASLVIVSEPSDFRRDLAKKVGADVVINPMEEDVVKEVKDLTNGNGVDVFLEFSGAPKALEQGLQAVTPAGRVSLLGLFPKEVIFDINNLVIFKSLEVHGITGRHLWQTWYTVSNLLKSGKLNLDPIITHKYNGLDRFEEAFELMRAGKTGKVVFFPHKY, encoded by the coding sequence ATGAACGAGAAAATGATCGCAATAATGAAAAGTAAACCTGCTTATGGTGCAGAACTCGTTGAAGTTGATGTTCCAAAGCCAAAAGAAGGTGAAGTTCTCATTAAGGTTCTTGCTACAAGTATTTGCGGCACTGACTTACATATTTACGAATGGAATGAATGGGCCCAGACCAGAATAAAACCTCCTCAAATAATGGGTCATGAAGTAGCTGGGGAAGTAGTAGAGGTAGGACCTGGAGTGGATAATATTCAAATAGGGGATTATATCTCAGCAGAGACACATATAGTTTGCGGAGAATGTTATCAGTGTAAAACTGGTAATTATCATGTGTGTCAGAACACAAAAATATTTGGTGTGGATAGTGATGGTGTTTTCGCTGAATATGCAATAGTGCCTGCTCAAAATGCGTGGAAAAATCCCAAGGAAATTCCTCCAGAATACGCAACCCTTCAAGAACCTCTTGGAAATGCAGTTGACACAGTTTTAGCAGGACCTATTGCAGGTAAAACTGTTCTTATCACTGGGGCAGGTCCATTAGGTCTTCTAGGCATAACTGTTGCTAAGGCAAGTGGTGCTTCTCTTGTTATTGTAAGTGAGCCGAGTGATTTTAGAAGAGATCTTGCAAAAAAAGTAGGGGCTGATGTTGTCATAAATCCAATGGAAGAAGATGTAGTTAAGGAAGTAAAGGACTTGACTAATGGCAATGGTGTAGATGTTTTCCTTGAATTCAGTGGTGCTCCTAAAGCTCTTGAGCAAGGTTTGCAAGCAGTGACTCCAGCAGGAAGGGTTAGTCTTTTAGGACTGTTCCCTAAGGAGGTAATTTTTGATATAAACAACTTAGTTATCTTCAAGTCCCTAGAAGTGCATGGAATAACCGGAAGACACTTATGGCAAACATGGTATACTGTCTCAAATCTTCTAAAGAGTGGAAAGCTTAACTTAGATCCAATCATCACTCATAAGTACAATGGGTTAGACAGGTTCGAAGAAGCCTTTGAGCTCATGCGTGCTGGAAAAACAGGCAAGGTTGTCTTCTTCCCACACAAGTATTAA
- a CDS encoding UbiD family decarboxylase, producing the protein MLREILTQFQDETIVIDKPVNKKFEITKYLLQHKDQPILFMDVDGWEVIGNLWSTRERISKYLGIKRSELLYFMMKAIDNPRPYKEVSEAEFFKNSTKDFSLKDLPVPHYFPKDGGQYFTSAIYIAKDGDFVNLSYHRTMVRDEKTATVRLVPRHLYAMWKEKAEHGEELDVRIIVGNPIHILLAAATSPQYGVSELSIASAMREMAFGKSLEVVEVNGIPVPVESEFVFEAKILPELDEEGPFVDITGTYDIVREQPVVVFEKMYHVEKPIFHALFSSGYEHYMLMGLPKEPQIYKTVKQVVPRVHGVRLTEGGAMWLHAVVSITKQHDGDGKNAILAAFSGHPSLKHVVVVDEDIDIYDDRDIEWAIATRFQADKDLIIIPKTRGSSLDPSGERGFTTKWGIDATKPLDRKEEFERAKI; encoded by the coding sequence ATGCTCAGAGAGATACTTACTCAATTTCAGGATGAAACGATAGTTATTGATAAGCCAGTTAATAAAAAATTTGAAATAACCAAGTATCTCCTTCAGCACAAAGATCAACCGATTCTTTTTATGGACGTGGATGGATGGGAGGTTATAGGAAATCTCTGGAGTACTAGAGAGAGAATATCTAAGTATCTAGGCATAAAGAGGTCAGAACTTCTTTATTTTATGATGAAGGCAATAGATAACCCCAGGCCTTACAAAGAAGTTAGTGAGGCAGAGTTCTTTAAGAATTCCACAAAAGACTTTTCCCTTAAAGATCTTCCAGTGCCTCATTATTTCCCAAAAGATGGAGGTCAGTACTTTACTTCAGCCATCTATATAGCTAAGGATGGGGATTTTGTAAACCTCTCGTATCACAGAACAATGGTAAGAGATGAGAAAACTGCCACGGTAAGACTTGTTCCAAGACATCTTTATGCAATGTGGAAAGAAAAAGCAGAGCATGGTGAGGAGCTTGATGTAAGAATAATTGTTGGCAATCCTATCCATATATTACTCGCTGCAGCTACAAGTCCTCAATATGGAGTTAGCGAGTTAAGCATAGCATCAGCGATGAGGGAAATGGCCTTTGGGAAATCTTTGGAAGTTGTTGAAGTGAATGGAATCCCTGTCCCGGTAGAGAGTGAATTTGTCTTTGAGGCAAAAATTCTCCCTGAACTTGACGAGGAAGGTCCCTTTGTCGATATAACAGGGACATATGATATAGTTAGGGAGCAACCAGTAGTAGTATTTGAGAAAATGTATCATGTTGAAAAGCCGATTTTTCATGCTTTGTTTTCAAGTGGATATGAACATTACATGCTTATGGGTCTTCCTAAGGAGCCTCAAATATACAAGACTGTCAAACAAGTTGTTCCCAGGGTTCATGGGGTAAGGCTCACAGAGGGAGGAGCAATGTGGCTCCACGCAGTTGTAAGCATCACAAAGCAGCACGATGGCGATGGAAAGAATGCTATTTTGGCTGCATTCTCTGGCCATCCAAGTCTAAAACATGTGGTGGTTGTGGACGAAGATATTGATATTTATGATGACAGAGACATAGAGTGGGCAATAGCTACAAGATTCCAAGCTGATAAGGACTTAATTATTATTCCAAAAACTCGTGGGTCTTCTCTTGATCCCTCTGGGGAGAGAGGGTTTACAACCAAATGGGGCATTGATGCTACAAAACCTTTAGATAGAAAGGAAGAGTTTGAGAGGGCGAAAATTTAA
- the pheT gene encoding phenylalanine--tRNA ligase subunit beta — translation MPKFDVAKHDLERLVGKEFTVEEWEDLFLYAKCELDDLWEHEGKIYFKADAKDTNRPDLWSAEGIARQVRWALGMRKGLPGYEIEKSDVVVYVDEKLKDIRPYGVYAIVENLRLDEEALKQIIQLQEKVALTLGRRRKEVAIGTFDFDKLEPPFYYKAVEPEKIKFIPLNSEGEMTAEEILEKHEKGKEYGHLIKGKPYYPLLVDSGGNVLSMPPVINSETHGKVTENTRNIFIDITGWHLEKIMLALNVIVTALAERGGKIKSVKVVYKDFEVESPDLTPKEFEVELDYIKKLTGVELSDEEVKDLLERMFYEVELVDGKAKLKYPAFRDDIMHPRDVMEDVLIAYGYNNIEPEEPKLAVQGRGDDFIDFENAVRDLMVGFGLQEVMTFNLTNREAQFGKMNIPEEDIVEIENPISQKWSALRRWLLPSLMEFLGQNTHEEYPQKIFEVGKVTLIDESKETKTVSESKLGVAIAHPKVTFTEAKEVLDSLMHHLGVKYELREIEYGSFIPGRAGEIIVEGKSIGIIGEVHPQVLENWGIEMPVAAFEVFLRPFYRGSFL, via the coding sequence ATGCCAAAGTTCGATGTTGCTAAGCATGACTTGGAGAGGCTGGTGGGAAAGGAGTTCACAGTTGAAGAATGGGAAGATCTTTTCCTCTATGCTAAATGCGAACTTGATGATCTCTGGGAGCATGAAGGTAAAATATACTTTAAAGCTGACGCTAAGGATACCAACAGGCCTGACTTGTGGAGTGCCGAGGGTATAGCTAGACAGGTGCGTTGGGCCTTGGGAATGAGAAAGGGCCTACCAGGCTATGAAATTGAGAAGAGTGACGTGGTGGTTTACGTTGACGAGAAACTTAAGGATATAAGACCATATGGAGTTTATGCTATAGTCGAGAATCTTAGGTTAGATGAAGAGGCATTAAAGCAGATTATCCAGTTGCAAGAGAAAGTTGCACTGACACTTGGCAGAAGAAGAAAGGAAGTCGCCATAGGAACATTTGACTTTGATAAACTTGAGCCTCCTTTCTATTATAAAGCAGTAGAGCCTGAGAAAATAAAATTCATTCCCTTAAATAGTGAAGGAGAAATGACGGCAGAGGAGATATTAGAAAAGCATGAAAAAGGAAAAGAATATGGTCACCTGATTAAGGGGAAACCATACTATCCGTTACTTGTTGATAGTGGAGGAAATGTTCTTTCCATGCCTCCTGTTATAAATTCTGAGACTCATGGGAAGGTTACAGAGAATACTAGAAATATTTTCATAGATATTACTGGTTGGCACCTTGAGAAGATAATGCTTGCTTTAAACGTTATAGTGACTGCCTTAGCAGAAAGAGGAGGAAAAATAAAGAGTGTTAAGGTTGTTTACAAGGACTTTGAAGTAGAGAGCCCTGATTTAACCCCAAAAGAATTTGAGGTTGAGTTGGATTATATTAAAAAGCTTACTGGTGTCGAACTTAGTGATGAGGAAGTAAAAGACCTTCTTGAAAGGATGTTTTACGAAGTTGAGCTTGTTGATGGTAAAGCAAAACTCAAATACCCTGCTTTTAGGGACGATATAATGCATCCGAGGGATGTCATGGAGGATGTGCTTATAGCTTATGGGTATAACAATATTGAACCCGAAGAGCCTAAGTTAGCAGTTCAGGGAAGAGGGGATGATTTCATCGACTTTGAAAATGCAGTGAGGGACCTTATGGTGGGCTTTGGACTTCAGGAGGTCATGACTTTTAACTTAACAAATAGAGAGGCACAGTTTGGCAAAATGAATATTCCAGAGGAGGACATAGTTGAGATAGAGAACCCAATAAGTCAGAAGTGGAGTGCCCTTAGAAGATGGCTTTTACCAAGTTTGATGGAGTTCCTGGGCCAGAATACGCATGAAGAATACCCTCAAAAAATCTTTGAGGTTGGAAAGGTCACTTTAATTGATGAGAGCAAGGAGACCAAGACAGTAAGTGAGAGCAAACTTGGTGTAGCCATAGCACATCCGAAGGTTACTTTCACTGAAGCCAAAGAGGTTCTTGATAGTTTGATGCATCACTTAGGAGTAAAATATGAGCTTAGAGAAATAGAATACGGCTCATTTATTCCAGGTAGGGCCGGAGAAATAATAGTGGAAGGAAAGAGCATTGGTATAATCGGCGAGGTTCATCCCCAAGTTTTGGAAAATTGGGGAATAGAGATGCCAGTAGCCGCTTTTGAAGTATTCCTAAGGCCATTCTATAGAGGAAGTTTTCTTTGA
- a CDS encoding phenylalanine--tRNA ligase subunit alpha — protein MELSYQEKLTLIKLKDFKKVKFEDLVKETNLDQVAVMRAILWLQSKGLARLHERQKKIVRITELGRKYGQIGLPERRALKLLVERGRITLDDLKGVLDEDELRPIIGILRKEGWANIKKEDGGLVLEATDKAKEALYKERPIDTVLKLLVEKGEVEKKTIEQMIPLKEVKSRKIGEEDIKSEREVEITEDGLKLVEMGLELKKEVSILTPELIKSGEWRNVEFKRFNIQAPVKRIYPGKKQPYRAFLEKIRRKLIEMGFIEMSAESLIETQFWNFDALFQPQNHPARDWTDTYQLKYPKHGYLPSEELVERVKASHEHGWTTGSRGWGYKWDPRTAMLLMPRAHATALSARQLGKGVQIPGKYFAIQRVFRPDVLDRTHLIEFNQVDGFVVGEDLTFKHLLGILKRFAVEIAGAKKVKFLPDYYPFTEPSVQMSAYHEELGWVEFGGAGIFREEMTKPLGINAPVIAWGIGIDRLAMFKLGIDDIRYLFSYDLKWLREAKLVW, from the coding sequence ATGGAACTAAGCTATCAAGAAAAGTTGACTCTCATCAAGCTCAAGGATTTTAAAAAAGTGAAATTTGAAGACCTTGTTAAAGAAACCAACCTTGATCAAGTAGCAGTCATGAGGGCTATTCTATGGCTTCAAAGTAAGGGACTTGCACGACTACATGAAAGGCAGAAAAAAATTGTAAGGATCACAGAATTAGGAAGAAAATATGGTCAAATCGGGCTTCCGGAAAGAAGGGCTTTAAAACTCCTTGTGGAGAGGGGAAGGATAACTTTGGATGATCTCAAAGGTGTGCTTGATGAGGATGAACTCAGACCAATAATTGGGATTCTTAGGAAAGAAGGATGGGCTAATATCAAGAAAGAAGATGGGGGTCTTGTTTTAGAGGCAACGGATAAGGCAAAAGAAGCTCTTTATAAGGAAAGGCCTATTGATACTGTCCTCAAACTTCTTGTGGAGAAGGGTGAAGTAGAGAAAAAGACTATTGAACAGATGATTCCTCTGAAAGAGGTGAAAAGCAGAAAAATTGGAGAAGAGGATATAAAATCGGAAAGAGAAGTGGAGATTACGGAAGATGGATTAAAGCTTGTGGAAATGGGGCTTGAATTAAAGAAAGAAGTTTCGATTCTAACTCCAGAGCTTATAAAGAGTGGAGAATGGAGAAATGTCGAGTTTAAACGTTTTAACATACAGGCTCCTGTTAAGAGGATCTATCCCGGTAAGAAGCAACCATATAGAGCCTTTTTGGAGAAGATAAGAAGAAAACTCATAGAAATGGGATTCATCGAAATGAGTGCGGAGAGTTTAATTGAGACTCAGTTTTGGAACTTTGATGCTCTGTTCCAACCTCAGAATCATCCGGCTAGGGATTGGACAGATACTTATCAGCTTAAGTATCCCAAGCATGGATACCTTCCAAGTGAAGAACTTGTAGAAAGAGTAAAAGCCTCCCATGAACATGGATGGACCACTGGTTCAAGAGGCTGGGGCTACAAGTGGGATCCAAGAACTGCTATGTTGTTAATGCCAAGAGCTCATGCGACTGCTTTAAGTGCAAGACAACTTGGTAAAGGTGTTCAAATACCTGGCAAGTATTTTGCCATTCAAAGAGTTTTCAGACCCGATGTTTTGGATAGGACCCACCTTATAGAGTTTAACCAGGTGGATGGATTCGTGGTAGGGGAAGACTTGACATTCAAACACCTTCTTGGAATACTGAAGCGGTTTGCCGTTGAAATAGCTGGAGCGAAGAAAGTGAAGTTCCTTCCTGATTATTACCCATTCACAGAACCTAGTGTCCAGATGAGTGCGTATCATGAGGAACTTGGATGGGTAGAGTTTGGAGGAGCAGGGATATTTAGAGAGGAAATGACCAAACCGCTAGGAATCAATGCTCCAGTTATAGCTTGGGGAATTGGAATTGATAGACTAGCCATGTTTAAACTTGGGATAGATGATATACGATACCTCTTTAGTTATGACCTAAAATGGTTGAGAGAAGCTAAATTAGTGTGGTGA
- the truA gene encoding tRNA pseudouridine(38-40) synthase TruA — MRIALKIAYDGTKFYGFQRQPGLRTVEGEVIRVLKKLGIIEDIREADFKGASRTDRGVSAFGNVIAFDTSRPDLTEPRILNHYLNDVWVLGNASVPEEFHPRFWAVGKVYRYYLFNEGIDLIKLKSCAELFIGEHDFSNFARLEEFKNPVRIIRRIDVVSRGKIIMIEIEGESFLWEMVRRIVTALKLCGMGIFSEEEIDFMLKEKVDKKLPPAHPENLVLWEIKYENIAFKKDSYAIEKVKREFFERFRMHLTRAAIFEDWIISL; from the coding sequence ATGAGAATAGCGTTAAAGATAGCCTACGATGGCACTAAGTTTTATGGGTTTCAACGACAGCCTGGGCTTCGGACAGTGGAGGGGGAAGTGATTAGGGTACTAAAAAAGCTCGGGATAATTGAGGATATTCGAGAAGCCGATTTCAAGGGGGCCTCTCGGACAGATAGGGGAGTTTCAGCATTTGGTAATGTAATTGCGTTTGATACAAGTAGACCGGATCTTACTGAACCAAGGATTTTAAATCACTATCTTAATGATGTATGGGTTTTGGGGAATGCAAGTGTTCCTGAGGAGTTCCATCCAAGGTTTTGGGCTGTAGGCAAGGTTTATCGCTACTATCTTTTTAATGAAGGGATCGATTTAATAAAACTTAAGTCGTGTGCTGAACTCTTCATTGGGGAGCATGATTTCTCCAATTTTGCTCGTCTTGAAGAATTTAAAAACCCTGTAAGGATTATACGAAGAATTGATGTGGTTTCCAGAGGGAAGATAATCATGATAGAAATTGAAGGGGAGAGTTTTCTCTGGGAAATGGTGAGAAGAATAGTCACTGCTCTTAAACTCTGTGGAATGGGAATTTTTTCGGAGGAAGAAATAGATTTTATGTTAAAAGAAAAAGTAGATAAAAAACTCCCTCCAGCTCATCCAGAAAATCTTGTCTTGTGGGAAATCAAGTATGAAAATATAGCGTTTAAGAAGGACAGTTATGCAATTGAAAAAGTTAAAAGAGAATTTTTTGAAAGATTTAGAATGCATCTAACAAGGGCGGCAATCTTTGAGGACTGGATTATTTCTTTATGA
- a CDS encoding DEAD/DEAH box helicase — protein sequence MRVVTLRIPDKSALAYVEKADPKVYFMIYEELTYRKSFGKWEKPESLYNPHAKSFPVGLIPRVKALLNSKGYRVRIIDERKITGVEINGTWNDKYQLRRYQQRAVKKALRTNMGVLALPVGSGKTIIGLRLIYELNLSTLVVVHTKELLYQWADNIREVLGIEPGLVGDNNWDEKPVTVAMIQTLLSRGVDKLKKQYAILMFDECHRTSAAEKFYELGISLPQKFRFGLSATPWRRIKGEELKIEGAIGPIIYEIKAEDLIKEKFLAKPRFMIIGYESSMPPLAERYKELYEEIIMENEERNKAIVKTAYKLAKQEHRVLIDVKRIEHGKILIEMLKKKGINAEFLSSQTPNRWEIFEKFRNGEINVLISTLLKEGVDIPEISAIILAGGGKSDIMTIQTIGRALRPKGGSNAIIVDIKDEDPLLFTHFIERQKALKQYYGKCYDKELEKIIKK from the coding sequence ATGAGGGTAGTAACATTAAGAATTCCGGATAAGTCTGCATTGGCATATGTGGAGAAAGCAGACCCCAAAGTATACTTTATGATATATGAGGAATTAACATATAGAAAGAGTTTTGGTAAATGGGAAAAACCTGAGAGTCTTTATAATCCCCACGCAAAGTCATTCCCTGTAGGGTTAATTCCAAGAGTAAAGGCCCTTCTTAATTCTAAAGGGTATAGAGTCAGGATTATTGATGAACGGAAAATAACAGGTGTCGAGATAAACGGAACTTGGAATGACAAATATCAACTTAGAAGATATCAGCAAAGAGCTGTTAAAAAAGCTTTAAGAACAAACATGGGTGTTTTAGCACTCCCTGTTGGAAGTGGAAAAACTATAATAGGACTTAGACTTATTTATGAACTTAACTTATCAACTTTGGTGGTGGTGCACACAAAAGAACTTCTTTACCAATGGGCGGATAATATTAGAGAGGTTTTAGGAATAGAGCCAGGGCTTGTGGGAGATAATAACTGGGATGAGAAACCTGTAACTGTAGCCATGATACAAACCCTGCTTTCAAGAGGAGTTGACAAACTCAAAAAACAGTATGCAATTCTAATGTTTGACGAATGCCATAGGACTTCAGCCGCTGAAAAGTTCTATGAGCTTGGAATTAGCCTTCCCCAAAAATTTAGATTCGGATTATCTGCAACTCCCTGGAGAAGGATTAAGGGCGAGGAACTGAAGATAGAAGGAGCCATCGGACCGATTATTTATGAAATAAAGGCCGAAGATCTGATTAAAGAGAAGTTTTTGGCAAAGCCAAGATTCATGATAATAGGATACGAATCTTCAATGCCTCCTCTGGCAGAACGATACAAAGAGCTCTATGAAGAGATAATAATGGAAAACGAAGAAAGAAACAAGGCAATCGTGAAAACTGCATATAAGCTTGCAAAGCAAGAACACAGAGTACTGATTGACGTAAAACGGATAGAACATGGTAAAATACTAATAGAAATGCTCAAAAAGAAAGGTATAAACGCAGAATTTCTAAGCTCCCAAACTCCAAACAGATGGGAAATTTTTGAAAAGTTTAGAAATGGAGAAATTAATGTACTTATATCTACGTTGTTAAAGGAAGGTGTGGACATTCCAGAAATTTCGGCTATAATCCTTGCAGGTGGAGGAAAAAGCGATATCATGACAATCCAGACAATAGGAAGGGCCTTGAGGCCCAAAGGGGGCAGTAATGCAATTATAGTAGATATCAAAGATGAAGATCCTCTGCTCTTTACTCATTTCATAGAGAGACAAAAAGCCCTGAAGCAATACTATGGAAAATGTTATGATAAAGAACTCGAAAAGATCATAAAGAAATAA
- the hmgA gene encoding hydroxymethylglutaryl-CoA reductase (NADPH) — MNIEELIKKVAKGEIKLHQVEKYTNDKRLATEIRRKALERKLGVTLDNIGHYSIDPNQVIGKNIENMIGVVQIPMGVAGPLKINGEYAKGEFYIPLATTEGALVASVNRGCSTLTAAGGVKTTIIGDKMTRAPLLKCPDARKAREVAEWVKGNIEYLQEEAVSKVTRHGKLRDIKPYIVGNNLYLRFEFETGDAMGMNMVTIASEEIMKVIESRFPEVKYLALSGNVCVDKKPNAMNFINGRGKSVIAEATIPREIVEKKLKTTPELIAEVNYRKNLVGSAQAGSYGFNAHFGNIVGAIFLATGQDEAQITEGSHGITLAEVTPEGDLYISITMPSLEIGTVGGGTRVPTQREALTIMGVAGGGKPPGANAKKFAEIIAGAVLAGELSLLAAIAAKHLAKAHKELGR, encoded by the coding sequence ATGAACATTGAAGAACTCATTAAGAAAGTTGCTAAGGGAGAAATTAAACTACACCAAGTGGAAAAATATACAAATGATAAGCGTCTTGCCACAGAAATAAGAAGAAAGGCACTTGAAAGAAAGCTTGGAGTAACATTAGACAACATTGGGCACTACTCTATAGATCCAAACCAAGTCATCGGCAAAAATATTGAAAACATGATTGGAGTCGTTCAAATTCCTATGGGTGTAGCAGGACCTCTCAAAATAAATGGAGAATATGCCAAAGGAGAATTTTACATTCCTCTTGCCACCACTGAGGGCGCATTGGTAGCCTCTGTTAACAGGGGATGTTCAACTCTAACAGCTGCAGGAGGTGTCAAAACCACTATAATTGGTGACAAAATGACACGTGCACCTCTTCTCAAGTGTCCCGATGCCAGAAAAGCAAGGGAAGTTGCAGAATGGGTCAAAGGAAACATTGAGTACCTTCAAGAAGAGGCTGTAAGCAAAGTCACTAGACATGGAAAGCTTAGGGATATTAAACCATATATAGTTGGTAACAATCTCTATCTTCGTTTTGAATTTGAAACTGGCGATGCTATGGGAATGAATATGGTAACAATAGCAAGTGAAGAGATCATGAAAGTAATTGAAAGCAGATTTCCAGAAGTTAAATATCTGGCCCTTTCAGGTAATGTCTGTGTTGACAAAAAGCCTAATGCGATGAATTTCATTAACGGTAGAGGAAAAAGCGTGATTGCTGAAGCCACAATACCGCGTGAAATTGTAGAGAAAAAACTTAAGACAACCCCTGAACTTATAGCAGAGGTAAATTATCGTAAAAACCTTGTGGGATCCGCACAAGCAGGGAGCTACGGATTTAACGCTCACTTTGGAAACATTGTGGGAGCAATTTTCCTTGCAACTGGTCAAGATGAGGCACAAATAACCGAAGGCTCACATGGAATAACTTTAGCCGAAGTTACTCCAGAGGGGGACTTATACATCAGTATAACAATGCCTAGCCTTGAAATCGGAACCGTAGGTGGAGGAACAAGAGTACCAACACAACGAGAAGCCCTGACTATAATGGGAGTCGCAGGCGGGGGCAAACCACCAGGGGCAAATGCCAAAAAATTTGCAGAGATAATTGCTGGAGCTGTTTTAGCCGGAGAGCTCTCACTCCTGGCTGCAATAGCTGCGAAACATTTAGCTAAAGCCCATAAAGAGCTTGGACGTTAA
- a CDS encoding MinD/ParA family protein has protein sequence MPVIIVTGRGGAGKTTTTANLSVYFAQQEYRTLAIDGDLFLPNLGFHFALENVSYTLHSILKNPDVEPEWTIYKHAKTAVNVIPGSTRLQDVVGISPKRLRDVVELMKYKFPLVFVDSPTGIPFDTLPTFEVADYQIIVVEIERSPIYSFEAMVENEINKLRVIGEEYGLKIGVILNKVRESEDVIEHIVEEIDQKVGLPVIGIIPFDESVPESINVGIPILGYKPRSDAAIAFYEAGEILEEWIFKKVKKS, from the coding sequence ATGCCAGTTATAATTGTCACTGGGAGGGGAGGAGCCGGTAAAACCACTACCACTGCAAATTTAAGTGTATATTTCGCCCAACAAGAATATAGGACTCTTGCAATAGATGGCGACCTTTTCTTACCCAATCTTGGATTTCACTTTGCTTTAGAAAATGTCAGTTACACCCTTCACTCTATTCTTAAAAACCCCGATGTAGAACCAGAATGGACGATATATAAGCATGCAAAAACTGCGGTAAATGTGATACCGGGAAGTACTAGACTCCAAGATGTCGTAGGAATTTCCCCTAAACGATTAAGGGATGTCGTGGAGCTGATGAAATATAAGTTCCCCCTGGTGTTTGTTGATTCTCCCACTGGAATACCTTTCGACACATTACCAACTTTTGAAGTTGCAGACTATCAAATAATAGTCGTTGAAATTGAGAGGTCTCCAATTTATTCTTTTGAAGCTATGGTTGAGAACGAGATTAATAAACTCAGGGTAATTGGAGAAGAGTATGGATTAAAGATTGGAGTTATTCTAAACAAAGTTAGAGAGTCAGAAGATGTGATCGAGCATATCGTAGAGGAGATTGACCAGAAGGTTGGTTTACCTGTTATAGGTATTATTCCCTTTGACGAGAGCGTGCCAGAATCTATTAACGTAGGGATTCCAATTCTTGGGTATAAACCCCGCAGTGATGCTGCAATAGCATTTTATGAAGCTGGAGAAATACTTGAGGAATGGATATTTAAAAAGGTTAAAAAGAGTTGA